From Equus asinus isolate D_3611 breed Donkey chromosome 14, EquAss-T2T_v2, whole genome shotgun sequence, one genomic window encodes:
- the SETD1A gene encoding histone-lysine N-methyltransferase SETD1A isoform X3, translating into MKYYELIVNGSYTPQTVPTGGKALSEKFQGSGTATETTESRRRSSSDTAAYPAGTAVVGTPGNGTPCSQDTSFSSSRQDTPSSFGQFTPQSSQGTPYTSRGSTPYSQDSAYSSSATSTSFKPRRSENSYQDSFSRRHFSASSAPTTTSAAISATTAATAASSSSSSSLSSSSSSSSSSSSSHFRSSDSSYPAYYESWNRYQRHASYPPRRATRDEPPGAPFAENTAERFPPSYTSYLPPEPSRPADQDYRPPASEAPPPEPPEPGGGGGGGGPSPEREEARTSPRPASPARSGSPAPETTNESVPFAQHSSLDSRIEMLLKEQRSKFSFLASDTEEEEENSTTGPGARDTGSEVPSGSGHGPCTPPPAPANFEDVAPTGSGEPASTRESPKANGQNQASPCSSGEDMEISDDDRGGSPPLAPTPPQQPPPPPPPPPPPPPYLASLPLGYPPHQPAYLLPPRPDGPPPPEYPPPPPPPPHIYDFVNSLELMDRLGAQWGGMPMSFQMQTQMLTRLHQLRQGKGLTAASAGPPGGAFGEAFLPFPPPQEAAYGLPYALYTQGQEGRGAYSREAYHLPLPMAAEPLPSSSVLGEEARLPPRDEAELVEGKALPSAGTVGRVLATLVQEMKSIMQRDLNRKMVENVAFGAFDQWWESKEEKAKPFQNAAKQQAKEEDKEKTKLKEPGLLSLVDWAKSGGTTGIEAFAFGSGLRGALRLPSFKVKRKEPSEISEASEEKRPRPSTPAEEDEDDPEREKEAGEPGRPGTKPPKRDEERGKTQGKHHKSFALDSEGEEASQESSSEKDEEDDEEDEEDEEHEEAVDTTKKETEASDGEDGESDSSSKCSLYADSDGENDSTSDSESSSSSSSSTASSSSSSSSSSSESSSEEEEEEQPATIPSASPPPREAPAPLLAPVEEPEPERVAGSPVTPLPEQEKSPVRPAGSTEEPPPSVPQPPPEPPAGPPAPTPRPDDRPSSPIPLLPPPKKRRKTVSFSAVEEVPAPEPPPVAPPQVKSPGPISRKVPRGVERTIRNLPLDHASLVKSWPEEVSRGGRSRAGGRGRSTEEEEAEPGTEVDLAVLADLALTPARHGLAALPTGDDSEATETSDEADRPVPLLSHILLEHNYALAVKPPPLTPAPRPLEPVPAPAALFSSPADEVLEAPEVVVAEAEEPKSQQQQQKQQEEGEDGEEEEEEESESSESSSSSSSDGEGAVRRRSLRSHTRRRRPPPPPPPPPPPSFEPRSEFEQMTILYDIWNSGLDLEDMSYLRLTYERLLQQTSGADWLNDTHWVHHTITNLSTPKRKRRPQDGPREHQTGSARSEGYYPISKKEKDRYLDVCPVSARQLEGADTQGTNRVLSERRSEQRRLLSAIGTSAIMDSDLLKLNQLKFRKKKLRFGRSRIHEWGLFAMEPIAADEMVIEYVGQNIRQMVADMREKRYVQEGIGSSYLFRVDHDTIIDATKCGNLARFINHCCTPNCYAKVITIESQKKIVIYSKQPIGVDEEITYDYKFPLEDNKIPCLCGTESCRGSLN; encoded by the exons ATGAAGTACTATGAACTGATAGTCAATGGTTCCTACACCCCTCAGACGGTGCCCACCGGGGGCAAGGCCCTGAGTGAGAAGTTTCAGGGTTCTGGTACAGCCACTGAGACG ACTGAATCCCGCCGTCGCTCCTCCTCTGACACGGCTGCCTACCCAGCAGGCACTGCTGTAGTCGGCACTCCTGGCAATGGTACCCCCTGCTCCCAGGACACGAGCTTCTCCAGCAGCCGACAAGACACCCCATCTTCCTTTGGCCAGTTCACCCCTCAGTCCTCCCAAGGGACCCCCTACACGTCTCGTGGCAGCACCCCTTACTCTCAGGACTCTGCCTACTCCAGCAG TGCCACTTCAACCTCCTTCAAGCCCCGGCGGTCAGAGAACAGCTACCAAGATTCCTTTTCCCGCCGccatttctctgcatcttcaGCCCCTACGACCACCTCTGCAGCCATCTCTGCCACCACTGCAGCCACTGccgcatcctcctcctcttcctcctcattgtCCTCGTCCTCTTCATCgtcctcttcttcctcatcctctcaTTTTCGTAGTTCTGACTCAAGCTATCCAGCGTATTATGAAAGCTGGAATCGCTACCAACGCCATGCTTCCTACCCACCCCGTCGGGCAACTCGGGATGAACCCCCTGGGGCGCCTTTTGCTGAAAATACAGCTGAGCGCTTCCCACCTTCCTACACCTCCTACTTGCCCCCTGAGCCCAGCCGGCCCGCTGACCAGGACTACCGGCCTCCTGCCTCAGAGGCTCCACCTCCGGAGCCTCCAGAACCTGGTGGAGGCGGGGGTGGTGGGGGCCCCAGCCCTGAGAGAGAAGAAGCTCGGACCTCCCCTCGCCCAGCCTCACCGGCCCGTTCCGGCTCCCCAGCCCCAGAGACCACCAATGAGAGTGTGCCCTTCGCTCAGCACAGCAGCCTGGATTCCCGCATTGAGATGTTGTTGAAGGAGCAGCGCTCCAAGTTTTCTTTCCTGGCCTCTGacacagaggaagaggaagagaacagCACCACAGGCCCTGGGGCTAGAGACACAGGGAGCGAGGTGCCTTCTGGATCAGGTCATGGGCCCTGCACgcccccaccagccccagccAATTTTGAGGATGTGGCACCTACAGGGAGTGGGGAACCAGCGTCTACCCGGGAGTCTCCTAAGGCCAACGGACAGAACCAG GCTTCTCCATGCTCTtctggagaggacatggagatCTCCGACGATGACAGGGGCGGCTCACCCCCTCTGGCCCCAACACCACCCCAGCAGcctcccccccctccccctcctcctcctcccccgcctCCCTACCTGGCTTCCCTTCCCCTTGGTTATCCTCCCCACCAGCCTGCCTACCTCCTCCCACCCCGACCTGATGGGCCACCACCCCCCGAGTACCCCCCGCCTCCTCCACCACCCCCCCACATCTATGACTTTGTGAACTCTCTAGAGCTCATGGATCGACTTGGGGCTCAGTGGGGAGGGATGCCCATGTCCTTCCAGATGCAGACCCAGATGTTAACTCGGCTCCACCAGCTGAGGCAGGGCAAGGGATTGACTGCTGCCTCAGCTGGTCCCCctggtggggcctttggggaggccTTCCTCCCATTCCCACCCCCTCAAGAGGCAGCCTATGGTTTACCCTATGCTCTGTACACACAAGGGCAAGAAGGCCGAGGGGCATACTCCCGAGAGGCCTACCACCTACCTTTGCCCATGGCAGCCgagcccctgccctcctcctcagtCTTGGGAGAAGAGGCCCGGCTGCCTCCCAGAGATGAAGCAGAGCTGGTAGAGGGCAAAGCCCTACCATCAGCAGGCACTGTGGGCCGTGTGCTGGCCACCCTAGTCCAGGAGATGAAGAGCATCATGCAGCGAGACCTCAACCGCAAGATGGTGGAGAATGTGGCCTTTGGAGCCTTTGACCAGTGGTGGGAAAGCAAGGAAGAGAAGGCCAAG CCATTCCAGAATGCAGCCAAACAGCAAGCCAAGGAGGAGGATAAAGAGAAGACAAAGCTCAAAGAGCCAGGCCTGCTCTCCCTCGTAGACTGGGCCAAGAGTGGGGGCACCACGGGCATCGAGGCCTTCGCCTTTGGGTCAGGGCTGCGAGGGGCCCTACGACTTCCATCTTTCAAG GTAAAGCGAAAAGAGCCTTCGGAAATTTCAGAGGCCAGTGAGGAAAAGAGGCCCCGGCCTTCCACTCCAGCCGAGGAAGATGAAGATG ACCCTGAGCGAGAGAAGGAGGCTGGAGAGCCAGGACGTCCGGGGACCAAGCCCCCAAAGCGAGACGAAGAGCGAGGCAAGACCCAGGGCAAGCACCACAAGTCCTTTGCTCTGGACAGTGAGGGGGAGGAGGCATCCCAGGAGTCCTCCTCAGAGAAG GATGAAGAGGACgatgaggaagatgaggaggatgAAGAGCATGAGGAAGCTGTGGATACCACAAAGAAGGAGACAGAGGCATCTGATG GCGAGGATGGGGAAAGCGATTCGTCCTCCAAATGTTCTCTGTATGCTGACTCAGATGGTGAAAATGATAGCACATCGGACTCCGAGAGCAGCAGCTCGTCCAGCTCCTCAActgcctcatcttcctcctcctcgtcGTCGTCATCATCTGAGTCCTCctctgaagaagaggaagaggagcagccAGCAACGATACCCTCAGCATCACCGCCCCCCAGAGAAGCCCCTGCACCCCTGCTAGCACCTGTGGAGGAGCCTGAGCCAGAGAGGGTTGCAGGCTCACCAGTCACGCCTCTCCCCGAACAGGAGAAGTCTCCAGTGAGACCTGCAG GTTCCACTGAGGAACCACCTCCCAGTGTGCCCCAGCCTCCCCCGGAGCCACCAGCTGGGCCCCCAGCCCCAACTCCCCGCCCTGATGAtcgcccctcctcccccatccccctcctgcccccacccaagAAACGCCGGAAAACTGTCTCCTTCTCTGCCGTGGAGGAGGTGCCAGCCCCAGAGCCTCCCCCAGTTGCCCCGCCCCAGGTCAAGTCTCCTGGCCCCATCTCCCGCAAAGTCCCCCGGGGCGTGGAGCGGACCATTCGCAACCTGCCCCTGGACCACGCATCTCTGGTCAAGAGTTGGCCCGAGGAGGTGTCCCGAGGAGGTCGGAGTCGGGCTGGAGGCCGAGGCCGCTCCACCGAGGAAGAAGAGGCTGAGCCAGGGACAGAAGTGGACTTGGCAGTGCTGGCCGACCTGGCCCTGACCCCAGCCCGGCATGGGCTGGCTGCCCTGCCTACTGGTGATGACTCGGAGGCCACAGAGACATCGGACGAGGCAGACCGCCCGGTCCCCCTGCTCAGCCACATTCTCCTGGAGCACAACTACGCCCTCGCCGTCAAGCCCCCACCCCTCACGCCAGCCCCTCGGCCCTTGGAGCCAGTTCCTGCCCCTGCAGCCCTCTTCAGCTCCCCAGCGGACGAGGTCCTGGAGGCCCCTGAGGTGGTAGTGGCTGAGGCGGAGGAGCCAAAgtcgcagcagcagcagcagaagcagcaagaggagggggaagatggggaggaggaggaagaagaggaatcagagtcatctgagagcagcagcagcagcagcagtgatgGTGAGGGGGCTGTCCGGCGGCGCAGCCTCCGCTCCCACACGCGGCGCAGgaggccacccccgccacccccacccccaccgcccccTAGCTTCGAGCCCCGCAGTGAGTTTGAGCAGATGACCATCCTGTATGACATTTGGAACTCGGGCCTGGACTTGGAGGACATGAGCTACCTGCGGCTCACATACGAGCGGCTGCTGCAGCAGACAAGCGGGGCTGACTGGCTTAATGACACCCACTGGGTCCATCACACCA TCACCAACCTGAGCACTCCAAAACGTAAGCGGCGGCCCCAGGATGGGCCCCGTGAGCACCAGACGGGCTCAGCCCGCAGCGAAGGCTATTACCCCATCAGCAAGAAGGAAAAGGACAGGTACCTGGATGTGTGCCCTGTCTCGGCCCGGCAGCTGGAAGGAGCAGACACTCAG GGGACTAACCGTGTGCTTTCGGAGCGCCGGTCTGAGCAGCGGCGGCTGCTGAGCGCCATCGGCACCTCAGCCATCATGGACAGCGATCTGCTAAAGCTAAACCAGCTCAAG TTCCGGAAGAAGAAGCTCCGATTTGGCCGGAGCCGAATCCATGAGTGGGGTCTTTTTGCCATGGAACCCATCGCAGCTGACGAGATGGTCATCGAATATGTGGGTCAGAACATCCGCCAG ATGGTGGCTGACATGCGGGAGAAGCGCTATGTGCAGGAGGGCATTGGCAGCAGCTACCTATTCCGGGTGGACCACGACACCATCATCGATGCTACCAAGTGTGGCAACCTGGCGAGGTTCATCAACCACTGCTGCACG CCCAACTGTTATGCCAAGGTGATCACCATCGAGTCCCAGAAGAAGATTGTGATTTACTCCAAGCAGCCCATCGGTGTGGATGAGGAGATCACCTATGACTACAAGTTCCCACTAGAGGACAACAAGATCCCATGTCTGTGCGGCACCGAGAGCTGCCGAGGCTCCCTCAACTGA